Below is a genomic region from Demequina sp..
CGCTCGGCAGATCCCGCCACAGTGACCGTCCACGTGGTGCCGCAACCCGTTGTGGACAACCTCACCGTGGCCGCAGGCAGCACCACCAACATCAACTCGCTGCTCACCGCGAACGACATTGGCGTCACCAACATCACCCCCGCCACGCGCAAGACCCAGGTGGTGGTCGCGAACTCCACATCGGTCGATCTCTTCACCACCGAGGACGTGACCGACGCGATGAAGGACGCTCGTACCGCGGACACGGCCGCACTCGCGGCCAAGGGCATCACCACCGACGGGAGTGGAAACATTAGCTTCGCGGCGCCGACCACCGCCGGAAATTCGACGACGTTCTACTACTACCTCGTTGACGATCCGATCGGCACGGGGATCCGCTACCCCAACACCACGCCGGTTGCGGTCACGCTCACCACGGAGACCACCCCAAGCGCCAAGGACCTGGAGTACTCCTACCAGGTCACAAGCGCGAGCACGGCGAACCCGATTCCGTGGGCCACGGACAATGTCAGCCCGGCGGGCACCAAGATCAAGGTCATCTCGTTCGCCGGGCCGGGGACGTCGCCCCTAAACCTGGCGGTCGGTGCCACGGGATCGACCTTGACGTTCACCACCACGAGCACGACGGCGATCGGCCACTACACGATCCAGTACCAAACGGTCTCCGCTAGCGGGCTGACGTCGGCCACCAAGACGATTACGGTGCACGTGCTGCCTACCGGGATTAAGGATCCGCAGACGACCTCGAAGACGCGCAGCGGCAATGCCGTCACTTACGTGGTCAACCCCAACCCCTCGGGCACCGCCAACGACTTCTTGCCCGCAACGGGTGTGCGTCTAGGCACCGTGTCGGTGACGAGCGGCCCATGCACCATCACCACCCAGCCGACGACCACGGACCCCTTCAAGTTCGTTGCCAACTTCGGCTCAGGATCGAGCTCAAGCACGGCATGCACGCTTAACTACACGGTGGTCAGCACGGGCACCGGCACGTACCTCACGCCGGCGGTGGAGTCCGGAGTGTTCACATGGGCGGTGACCCGCGGATCATGAGAATCCTTGGCACACTCCTTGCTCGCGTGCGAGCTGCGCGGCGCGACGGTGAAAGCGGCGTGAGCATCACCGAGCTCGTCATCTCGATGGCGATCTTCTCGATGGTCATCGTGGTCTTCCTTGCCGCGGTGTCCTCCATGGCCAGGTCAACGGTGCGCAGCGAGGCCACCTCGGACTCCGCCTCTCAGATGCGCGCCGTGTTCGCGCGCTTCGACAAGGAAGTCCGCTACGCAAGTGACATCAACACGCCAGGGACCGCCAACGGAAACATCTACATCGAGTACCTGGTTCCCGCCAGCGCCAAGGATGGCGAAGCGATGTGTGTGCAGTGGCGCTACCTGACGGTGGACAAGAAGCTCCAGCGCCGTACGTGGTCTCCCGGCGACGCGTCGACGGTAACGAGCTGGGTCACCCTGGTCACCAAGTTGCGCAATGATCTCTCGCTGACCGCGGAGCAGCCGTTCACGCTTCACCGCGCGGGCACCGTTTCCGGCAAGGTGTATCTGCACCAGACGCTGGACATCTTCCTCGACGCGGGGCTCTCGGGTAGCGGCGACGCTCGCGGCAGCCAGCTTGATACGACCTTCGTCGCGCAGAACTCATCAACGGCGTCGGTCACCAATCCGGGGCTTGTAAAGGTATGCCTGGTAGGGAGCGTGCAGCGACCATGACAAAGATTCGTTATCTCCTGGATCGGCGGTTCTCGCGTCGCGGCGACGACGCAGGCGTGGCCTTCCTCTCCGTCATCATGCTCTTGATGGTGCTCACATTCTTCGCCGTCGTCGTACTGGGTGTGGTGCTTTCGCAAATCACCCCAACCCTGTACACCAACAAGAGCAGCCGCACGCTCGTGGCGGCACAGTCCGGGATTGACGCAACCATCGGGCAGTTCCGGAACGCGACCACCAAGGACTCCACCGGCGCCTGGATGGGCGACATCCACAAGTTGCCGTGCACGGTTGTCGGTACGGTCGACGGCACCGGCGGCGCGGCTCACTACTCCGCCACGATTCAGTACTTTGTTGACGATCCTGAGGGTGAGGATGGCGCGTGGCGCACAACCAATGCACTTGAGTGCTTCGTGGGCAGCGGTGCCAACGGTGGCCTTCGCGCGGTACCGCATTTTGCGATCATCACGTCAGAAGGCTTTGATGACACGGCGAAGGTGGTCGTTGACCGGGCGGATCGTGTCATGGAGGCCACGTACACGTTCCAGCTCACGACCCGCAAACTCAGCGGCGGCATGATCCTCGATACGGACAGCGCGTACTGCCTGGTGGCAACGTCAGCCTCTGTCGGCGCGAACATCCTCTACAAGTCGATGACGAGTTCCGATTGCGTGGAGCAGACAGACCTGAACTCCTGGAGCTGGCGCGACGACTACATGATGCACCTGACCGCGAACGACCGTGACGGGAAGATCCCGCTATGTTGGTCCGGCCGGAACACCACGTCAAACACTCCCGTGGCAATGACCCTCAAGGAGTGCTACACCGGGTCGACGGACCCCGATGGGCAGCGCCTCTCGTGGACGGGCTCGTACACCTGGCGTGGGCAACTTGCAGACAACTCGGACTACGCGGAGTCGTACGTTGTCAACCAAGACAGTCACATTGACGCCAACGACAAGCTGTCCGTAGCCAAGACGGTGACTTACGCCTCGCTCCAGCCGCTGCCAGCAGTGGGTAAGGGTGCGGCATCGTATGAGACCAACCAGGTGGTCAATCAGAACCAGTTCGGTCGCTGCCTCGACGTCACCAACCAGGTGATCACGTACTCGTACGAGATCACGTACCCGTGTAAGCAGGACCCAACGGGCAAGGGGCGCTTCGACTGGAACCACAAGTGGTACTACAGCGAGCCTGCCGAGGGCGCCGAGTCCGTGGTGACCACGATCACGGTCAACAACGGCTCCACGTACTGCCTGCTCACCACAGACACCGGCGGACTCTCCGGCAGCCCGAATCCCAGTGGCTATAGCGCCTACAAATTCCCCAAGTTCGGTTCCGACTGCAGCAACGCCAACGCCAAATGGACTCGGTACGGATACTCCACCGACCCGCTGAAGTCGTACACGATTCAGGACCGAAACGGCAAATGTCTCTCCGCGAGTGACGTCAAGATCAAGGAAGACACGTCGGGCGCCAAGAACTGGACGGCCGTCATCGTGGCGACATGTGATGGCGCCGACGAGAAGCAGAAGTGGAACGTGCCAGACACGCCGGTCGGCGCCTCCATCGGTGACTACGAGGAAGTCACCGGACGGACCGGCGGATGACCCTCGAGGGTGTGGGAGAGCTGGGTGCGTCATCATGGCTGGTAGTCGTCCTTGTCGCCTTGCTGGGCCTGGTGATCGGCTCGTTCCTGAATGTGGTGGCATGGCGTGTCCCCAACGGTCAGTCAGTCGTGCGTCCGCCAAGCGCGTGCCCGCAGTGCGGTCACGCCATTCGCGGACGAGACAACATCCCGGTGATCTCGTGGTTGCTCTTGCGCGGCAGGTGCAGGGATTGTGGCGCGCCGATCTCGATTCAGTACCCGATCGTCGAAGCCGTTACGGCGCTCCTCTTCGTGCTCGTGGCGTTGAAGTTTGGTCTGGGGATCGAATTCGTGGCCTACGCGTACCTGGCGGCACTTGCGGTGGTGCTCACCGTGATCGATCTCAGTGTTCATCGCCTGCCGGACGCGATCGTGTTGCCCGCCTACCCGTTGCTCTTGGTGCTCTTCGCAGCGGAATGCCTGGTAACAGGGGAGTGGTGGCCACTGGCCACGGCCGCGATCGGTGGCGCGATTCTGTTCGCCTTCTACTTTGCGGCGGCCATCGTGTATCCGGGCGGAATGGGCTTTGGGGACGTGAAGCTTGCCGGCGTGATCGGCATGGCGCTTGGATGGTTGGGTTGGGGGCCGCTCGTGGTGGGCGGATTCTCAGCCTTCCTGATTGGTGGTGTGGTGGGGATCATTCTCATCGCCGCGCGCAAGTCCGGACGCAAGAGCGGATTGCCCTTCGGCCCGTTCATGTTCGCTGGGGCACTCGTAGGAATAGCCGTTGGTGCCCAAATCTGGGACGCCTACTTGGGGGTGTGGACGTGACGCCTTACTCAAGTTCGTCAGTCGGTATGTCGATGTTCGGCGTAGTTGAAACGCGTGGCATGGCCATCGCGGAAGGAAGGTAGTCGTGGCTAAGAAACTAGCGATCGGACTCGACATCGGTGCCACGGCGCTGCGCGCTGCGGAGGTCGAAGTTGACGCGCGCGGCAACGTGGAGCTGCATCGATACGCTGAGTTCCCATTGGCGCTCAACGCGGTGCGTGACGGTGAAGTCATGGACGCCGCCGCGGTGGTGCAGGGACTGCGGACCCTCTGGGCTCAAGCCGGATTCTCGTCCAAGGACGTCATCGTCGGTGTGGGAAATCAGCGTGTGGCGGTTCGTCCACTGGTGATGCCACAGATGCCTATGGACCAGCTAACGGCGGCACTGCCGTTCCAGGTCCAGGACCTCCTGCCGATGCCGGTGGAGGAGGCACTGCTCGGGTACTACCCAACGGCATCGGTAGCCGCCTCTGACGGCTCTCCCGCCTTCGACGGGATGCTCGTTGCCGCCGCGCGCGAGACGGTTCTCACCAACCTGCAGGCCGTCGAGGCTGCGGGCCTCAACCCGGTGGTTGTAGATCTTTCAGGATTTGCGCTGTTGCGGATCATGGCTCGGGGTGCGCTCAGCGGTGGCACGGTCGCCTTTGTCGACATCGGCTCGCGCGTAACCACGGTGGTGGTGGCAACCGACGGGATGCCCAAGTTTGTCCGAACTCTTGCCTCGGGCGCCCAGGACCTCACTGATTCGTTTGCGCGTGCCACGGGCACGCCAATGGAGCACGCTGAGCCGCTGTTGCGCCAGCGCGGCCTTGCGGTCACGGACACCCCGGAGTTCCAGGGGGCCAACGGACCATTCCAAGGTGCGGTGCGGTCGCTTGTGGACGGAGTCCGGAATTCGATCGCTTTCTACGCATCCACGGCGCCAACGGCGCCCGTGACCACAGTGGTCCTCTCTGGTGGAGGAGCATTCGTGCCAGGACTTGGCCAGGCCATCGCGTCAACCACCCGCTTGCGCACGGTTCTCGGCAACCCGCTCGAGGGCGTGTCCGTCAGCAAGCAGCTCAAGGCCGCAGAGACGCTCCGCGGACGTGAGGCATCTCTCGCGATGACCATCGGACTCGGAATGGCGGTGGCGGCATGAGCACCGAGACACCCGTAGCGGCGGAAGAGAAGGCATCCTTCCTCAAGCGTCCCGTAGGTAGCGGCGCAAAGAAGAAGTCCGACGGCGCGCCGAAGGTCGGCAAGTTCGGTATCCCGCCACGGCCGCAGGTCAACTTGATGCCCCCAGAGATCATCGAGGGACGTCACGTAGGCGTGCTCAAGAAGAGGCTTCTTTGGGGCATCATCGCGCTGGTCGTGCTCTGCGCTCTCGTCTACGCGGCGGCCTACTACACACGCATGCAAGCAGAAGCGCGCCACGACGACTCGCTCGCCGCCGCGGACCAGCTGATGCTCGAAAAGAAGAAGTACTCGCCCGTGACCCAGGTGCTGAAGTCGATCTCGGATACCGAGGACGCCCGCACATTTGCCCTGAGCACAGAGGTCAACTGGAGCAACTTGATCTACGCGATCCAGGCGGTGCTGCCGGACGGTGTGGTCATCGAGTCCGTCACCGTGACTGCGATTCAGCCCGGTGAAGACCTCGCGGCGGGATCGGACGACCTCACGCGAGCGGGCGTGGGCGTGATCAGTTTCACGGCGGAGTCGGAGACTCTGCCCGACGCCTCGGCCTGGATCGACGCGCTGAACTCGGTGCCTGGCCTTGCCGACACGAACCTCCAGAGCTCCACACTTGAGGATGCCGACGGCACGGAGACCTACAAGGTCGCCACGACCGTTCAGGTGACAGAGGACGCTCTGGCTAACCGCACCTTCGCCGACCAGGCAACCGACACCGACTCCGGGGACGAGGGCTGACCCATGAACAAGAACCAAAACGCCCGTTCGCTGGTCCTCTTGACCATCCTCGGAGCCGTCGTCATTATTGCGATCGCGTGGTTCCTGCTGATCTCTCCTGTGCTCAGCGGTGCTGCCGAGGCGAGCGAAGCAGCGGTCCAGCAGGAATCGCAAAACGAGAACACTCAGATTCAGGTCAACAAGCTCAAGGCGCAGTTCGCGAGCATCGATGACTACCAGACGCAGCTTGAGGCGTTGCAGGTGCAGATCCCAACCACTCAGGACTACGCGGACCTGCAGCGGCAGTTCTCCGCCATCGCGGCGGCCCATGACGTTGTCATCACGAGCCTCTCGTTCGGCAGCGCTCAACCGATCGAGCAGTCGAACGTCACCGACGAGTCCGCCGGTGAGACCACGGACCCCACCACGGACGACGCTGCCACGGATGATTCGGCTACCGATGGATCTACGGACACTTCTGGTACGGCGACCGATGCGTCGAAGAACATCGCCCGCCTCTACGGAATCCCGGTGACCGTGGCGATGACGGGCTCGTACGACGATCTCATGGCTGCGCTCAACGAGATGCAGACCGGTGAGATCCGCCTCATCCTCATCACCGATGTGTCCCTCACGCAGTCCGACGAGGCTGACGCAGCCGGAGGCGACACGAGTGCAGTGTTCGGCGGCCAGACCTTCGTGCTGACCGGTTCAACACCCGAGGAGGCGGCCCCAGACGCGTCGGGCACCAGCCCCTCGCCTTCACCCGCGCCGTAAGCAAAGACACCAACGCCCGCCGCCCCGTGCGGCGGGCGCTGGCGTATATCTGAAAGAATGTCGATCATGCTTCGATGGCTCACGGCAGGCGAATCCCACGGTCCAGCTCTTGTTGGGACGCTCGAAGGCCTCCCGGCTGGCGTCCCGATCACGTCCGATGCTGTGCGCGAGGCACTCGCACGCCGCCGCCTTGGCTATGGGCGCGGTGCACGCATGTCCTTTGAACAGGATGAAGTCACGTTCCTCGGCGGAGTCCGCCATGGGCTCACGCAGGGTGGCCCCATCGCGATCATGGTGGGCAACACCGAGTGGCCGAAGTGGGAGACCGTGATGTCGGCGGACCCGGTGGATCCGGCTGAGCTCACCGGAGCCAGGGGAGCGCCGTTGACTCGACCGCGGCCCGGTCACGCGGACCTCGTGGGCATGACGAAGTACGGCTTCGAAGACGCCAGGCCCGTGCTGGAGCGCGCGTCGGCCCGTGAGACCGCGGCGCGCGTAGCGCTGGGGGCGGTGGCCGAGGCCTTCCTCAAGGAGGCCGCAGGCATAGAGCTGGTGGCACACACCGTGCAGGTCGGTGCAATCGCCGTGCCTGACGATGCGCCGTTGCCGCCCGCGACCGCGACCAAGCAGCTCGACGACGATCCCATCCGCTGCTTCCACCCGGAAACCTCGGCCGCGATGGTCGCAGAAATAGACCAGTGCCAGAAGGACGGCGACACGCTGGGTGGCGTCGTTGAGGTGGTCGCATATGGCCTGCCCGTGGGCCTTGGGAGTCACGTTCATTGGGATCGCAGGCTCGATTCCCGGGTCGCGGGCGCGCTCATGGGGATCCAGGCGATCAAGGGCGTCGAGGTGGGCGACGGCCTGCGCACGGCGGCACGCCGTGGCTCGCAGGCGCACGACGAGATCGAATACCAGGATGGTCACGTAACGCGCCGCACCAATCGTGCCGGCGGCATCGAGGGCGGCATGACCAACGGCGAGCCGCTGCGGGTGCGCGCCGCCATGAAGCCCATATCCACCGTGCCCCGCGCGCTTGACACCATCGACACCGCCACGGGCGAGGCCGCCAAGGCCATCCACCAGCGCTCGGACGTGTGCGCGGTGGCGCCCGCCGCGGTGGTTGCGCAGGCGATGGTGGCGCTCACGCTCGCGGACGCTTTGCTGGAGAAGTTCGGCGGCGATTCGCTTGCAGAGGTGCAGCGCAATATCGCCGCCTACGCGGACGCTGTCCCGGACCACCTGCGGCAATGACAGGTCCTCGCGTAGTCCTGATCGGCCCGCCCGGCTCGGGAAAGTCGTCGGTGGCCAGAGCGCTCGCTCGAGCGCTCGGTGTGGGACGCCGCGACACAGACGCGGATGTTGAGCATGCCGCCGGGAAGCCGATATCGGACATCTTTGTCGATGACGGCGAGGCCGCGTTCAGGGCGATGGAGCGCGAAGCCGTCGCTAGAGCCATGGTGGAGCACGAGGGCGTCTTGGCGCTCGGTGGCGGAGCTATCTTGGACGAGGGCACCCAGCAACTGCTCGTGGACTATGTCGCCGATGGCGGGCGCGTGGTGTTCCTCGACGTCTCCCTCAATGCCGTCGCTCCGCGGGTTGGCCTCAACGCCGCACGGCCGTTGCTGGTGGGCAATCCACGCAGGCAGTGGTCGGAGCTCATGGAGGTTCGCAGGCCAATTTACGAGG
It encodes:
- a CDS encoding type II secretion system GspH family protein, whose translation is MDQATNASNGVIRSRDEGFTLVEVIMALVLLGMIAMASLGVFLKGMSTITHVQRQQAAVAVANSAMDVARSVSPGAVNAAGTIGVVKGRSASAVNTVWTDATTKNASDTVDMTAASDPTTGLTAADQWVPVRTTQRVDNVTYTVDTLVGTCYRLRAASSVSQDCVRFDTPPSGTTYAQMYRIRVVVRWDESSNGSKPQTYRMSTLIDPTADATWNTVLLPYAYDDEFTVAARSGTTYHAVVANDAVDYDESGTTSAIRNLSGVSPSSGGFTVAASSASGQVGGVLFTAPTSGTVSGTVTFTYKVEGTSGERSADPATVTVHVVPQPVVDNLTVAAGSTTNINSLLTANDIGVTNITPATRKTQVVVANSTSVDLFTTEDVTDAMKDARTADTAALAAKGITTDGSGNISFAAPTTAGNSTTFYYYLVDDPIGTGIRYPNTTPVAVTLTTETTPSAKDLEYSYQVTSASTANPIPWATDNVSPAGTKIKVISFAGPGTSPLNLAVGATGSTLTFTTTSTTAIGHYTIQYQTVSASGLTSATKTITVHVLPTGIKDPQTTSKTRSGNAVTYVVNPNPSGTANDFLPATGVRLGTVSVTSGPCTITTQPTTTDPFKFVANFGSGSSSSTACTLNYTVVSTGTGTYLTPAVESGVFTWAVTRGS
- a CDS encoding prepilin peptidase; the encoded protein is MTLEGVGELGASSWLVVVLVALLGLVIGSFLNVVAWRVPNGQSVVRPPSACPQCGHAIRGRDNIPVISWLLLRGRCRDCGAPISIQYPIVEAVTALLFVLVALKFGLGIEFVAYAYLAALAVVLTVIDLSVHRLPDAIVLPAYPLLLVLFAAECLVTGEWWPLATAAIGGAILFAFYFAAAIVYPGGMGFGDVKLAGVIGMALGWLGWGPLVVGGFSAFLIGGVVGIILIAARKSGRKSGLPFGPFMFAGALVGIAVGAQIWDAYLGVWT
- the pilM gene encoding type IV pilus assembly protein PilM produces the protein MAKKLAIGLDIGATALRAAEVEVDARGNVELHRYAEFPLALNAVRDGEVMDAAAVVQGLRTLWAQAGFSSKDVIVGVGNQRVAVRPLVMPQMPMDQLTAALPFQVQDLLPMPVEEALLGYYPTASVAASDGSPAFDGMLVAAARETVLTNLQAVEAAGLNPVVVDLSGFALLRIMARGALSGGTVAFVDIGSRVTTVVVATDGMPKFVRTLASGAQDLTDSFARATGTPMEHAEPLLRQRGLAVTDTPEFQGANGPFQGAVRSLVDGVRNSIAFYASTAPTAPVTTVVLSGGGAFVPGLGQAIASTTRLRTVLGNPLEGVSVSKQLKAAETLRGREASLAMTIGLGMAVAA
- a CDS encoding type II secretion system protein M, whose product is MNKNQNARSLVLLTILGAVVIIAIAWFLLISPVLSGAAEASEAAVQQESQNENTQIQVNKLKAQFASIDDYQTQLEALQVQIPTTQDYADLQRQFSAIAAAHDVVITSLSFGSAQPIEQSNVTDESAGETTDPTTDDAATDDSATDGSTDTSGTATDASKNIARLYGIPVTVAMTGSYDDLMAALNEMQTGEIRLILITDVSLTQSDEADAAGGDTSAVFGGQTFVLTGSTPEEAAPDASGTSPSPSPAP
- the aroC gene encoding chorismate synthase; its protein translation is MLRWLTAGESHGPALVGTLEGLPAGVPITSDAVREALARRRLGYGRGARMSFEQDEVTFLGGVRHGLTQGGPIAIMVGNTEWPKWETVMSADPVDPAELTGARGAPLTRPRPGHADLVGMTKYGFEDARPVLERASARETAARVALGAVAEAFLKEAAGIELVAHTVQVGAIAVPDDAPLPPATATKQLDDDPIRCFHPETSAAMVAEIDQCQKDGDTLGGVVEVVAYGLPVGLGSHVHWDRRLDSRVAGALMGIQAIKGVEVGDGLRTAARRGSQAHDEIEYQDGHVTRRTNRAGGIEGGMTNGEPLRVRAAMKPISTVPRALDTIDTATGEAAKAIHQRSDVCAVAPAAVVAQAMVALTLADALLEKFGGDSLAEVQRNIAAYADAVPDHLRQ
- a CDS encoding shikimate kinase; translated protein: MTGPRVVLIGPPGSGKSSVARALARALGVGRRDTDADVEHAAGKPISDIFVDDGEAAFRAMEREAVARAMVEHEGVLALGGGAILDEGTQQLLVDYVADGGRVVFLDVSLNAVAPRVGLNAARPLLVGNPRRQWSELMEVRRPIYEGLSTDTVNTDHIRADRVAHELMDKGI